The genomic stretch ATTCATGTATTTTATTTTAAGAAAAACTAATGTTCTGCTTTTGCAGGCACTTCCTTCTTCGCAGCAGTAGAATCAGTAGTTTTTGGAGCTACAGTTTCGTGAGCACCCTGAGCTGAGTCTGCATGAGCAGGAGTAACTTCTCCGTGAGCAGTACCGTGAGCTTCTGACCCACCTTGATGATCATCAGAATATCTTTCTGTACCTTCTTCCATTTTGATCATATTCTTATTTCCTCCAGCCTGGATTTTTTTACAGCTTACCGCTACCGTTGCAAGAGCTAAACATATAACTAATTTTTTCATATGCAGATATTTATTTTTAAATCTAATGAAACCACCTTATTTTTATGAATGTTTGAGCTTCAAACAACTTTTGCGATTCCTTCTTGAATTTTTAATTGCCCAAAAGTAAGAAATATTGCATTTTTCGGCAACATTTTTATACTGATTTTAATATTATTTTACCTTTTTTGGATTGTGTAAAAATAAGATACTGATTTCCGCCATCTTTCAACTGATATTTTTTCTTGATTTCTTCCGGTTTTAACGGATAATTTTTGGAGATCAGATTAAACTGTTCTTTTTTCTTAATCTCTTTTGAATCAATCACATTCATTTCTAAAATTCTTCCCGGAAAATCTGAAATTTTAACATCAGAAGTGTATAAATGCGTATTGGGATGCAGTTTTTTTAGCTTAAATTCACTTGAAATTAAATTAAAAATTCCTGCTTTCATAATTGTATTATTGGGAATATAAATAAATTGTTGCGGTTCACTATATTCTGCCTGAGCATTTTTCTCTGCATGAATATCAAAACTAAAATCATTTTCGCCGCTCTCAAGATTCACACAATTACACATAATTTCTCCTGAATAATTTTTAGAAAGGAAAACAACAATCTCTTTCACATCATTTCTAACAGCAATAATTTCAATTTTAGAAATATTTTTTAAGACCGAAATCAGGTATTTTAAATCAATTAAAGGAGACAGCTTTATGATAACTTGTTCCGAAATAAAGAGCAACTGGTCCTGAATTTCCAAAATATTCGGTGAAAGGTCTTCAAGCAGAAAAACTTTATTTTTATTCTGATCTCGTCGCGCAGGATCGAGATAAATTACATCAAAATTTTCATTGTTTTCAGTAAGAAAATCTTCTAATTTTTCATTAATGAAGTTTGCTTTTTTCCCTAAAATGCTCCAATTATGCTTTACGATATCTAAAAGTTCTTTATTTTGTTCGACTAGAGTGATTTCTTTAAAATTTTTAGATAAATAATAGGCATCTATTCCAAAACCGCTTGTTAAATCGATGAATTTTTCACCTTTCAGAATTTCAGATTTATAAAGCGCTGTTTTTTCTGAAGAAGACTGTTCCAGATTGAGTTGTGGCGGGAAAATAATTCCGTCTTGCAAAAGAAAAGGAAATTTTTTCTGGGCCACCTGTCTTCCTTTGATTTGCTGAACGATTTCCTGCATAGAAACTTCAGGAAACGGGGATTTTTTTAACAACAAAGAATGTAAATCGGCATTAAGATTTGCATTGATGTAGTTTTGAATTTCCCTTTTTGAATGCCACGAATGCACTAATTTCTTTTTAAAATATTAATAATTATAAAACTATTCTTTTATAATTTAGTTTTGTCTCACCAAAATTAACAATAATAGCTAATTTATTTTCAGAAACTTTTAGGTAATTAATTGCCTGTGCAAGATCAGCGTCTGCAATCTGACTCTTTCCTTTAATTTCCAAAATAATTTCTTCGCT from Chryseobacterium indoltheticum encodes the following:
- a CDS encoding class I SAM-dependent methyltransferase codes for the protein MHSWHSKREIQNYINANLNADLHSLLLKKSPFPEVSMQEIVQQIKGRQVAQKKFPFLLQDGIIFPPQLNLEQSSSEKTALYKSEILKGEKFIDLTSGFGIDAYYLSKNFKEITLVEQNKELLDIVKHNWSILGKKANFINEKLEDFLTENNENFDVIYLDPARRDQNKNKVFLLEDLSPNILEIQDQLLFISEQVIIKLSPLIDLKYLISVLKNISKIEIIAVRNDVKEIVVFLSKNYSGEIMCNCVNLESGENDFSFDIHAEKNAQAEYSEPQQFIYIPNNTIMKAGIFNLISSEFKLKKLHPNTHLYTSDVKISDFPGRILEMNVIDSKEIKKKEQFNLISKNYPLKPEEIKKKYQLKDGGNQYLIFTQSKKGKIILKSV